TCCATACTCCCTTTCTAACAAAACTTGTAAATCAGACAATCTTAACCAATCTCTTTCCCTTAATTCTTCAATAATTTTCTGTTTGTCTTCAGGGCTTAGATAACCTTTCCTTCCTTTATATTGAAGTTTTAAACTGTCTACTCCTTCCACAAGCACCCGATTTTTCCATTGGCTAATAAATCCTTGAGAAACTTGTAATAAGTCTTGAATTTCCCGGTAGGCTTTACCTTGTAATTTGAGTTTGACAGCGATCGCTCTTTTAATTTCTCTAGGATCTTTTGTCTGATTGATAAAATCGTCTATTTCGTCGATTATATTCATTTTCCGTTGCCAGCTTTGGGGGATTATTGCTAACCTTACATTTATTATAACTCATTTGGAAGTGCTATAT
This portion of the Planktothrix tepida PCC 9214 genome encodes:
- a CDS encoding helix-turn-helix domain-containing protein, with the protein product MNIIDEIDDFINQTKDPREIKRAIAVKLKLQGKAYREIQDLLQVSQGFISQWKNRVLVEGVDSLKLQYKGRKGYLSPEDKQKIIEELRERDWLRLSDLQVLLEREYG